One stretch of Streptomyces hygroscopicus DNA includes these proteins:
- a CDS encoding threonine synthase — MAVQSVESSTTSSTSDASGAFGPAIALSCRECGERFDLGPIFACEVCFGPLEVAYELPAGDPEELRRRIEAGPNSIWRYAPLLPVPADVADLPSLHPGFTQLVKADNLARELGVTGELHIKDDSGNPTHSFKDRVVAIAVQAARTFGFTTLSCSSTGNLAGAVGAAAARAGFRSCVFIPHDLEAGKVVMAAVYGGELVGIEGTYDDVNRFCSELIGDPVGEGWGFVNVNLRPYYGEGSKTLAYEICEQLGWRLPDQIVIPIASGSQLTKIDKGLKELIAIGLVEDKPYKIFGAQAEGCSPVSAAFKAGHDVVRPQKPQTIAKSLAIGNPADGPYVLDIARRTGGAVEDVNDEQIVDAIKLLARTEGIFAETAGGVTVGVTKKLIEDGLLDPSLTTVVLNTGDGLKTLDAVAPTTGPSAIIRPTLDSFREAGLA; from the coding sequence ATGGCTGTGCAGTCAGTAGAAAGCTCAACCACTTCCTCCACCTCCGACGCCTCCGGTGCCTTCGGTCCCGCCATCGCATTGTCCTGTCGGGAGTGCGGTGAGCGGTTCGATCTGGGCCCGATCTTCGCGTGTGAGGTCTGTTTCGGGCCGCTCGAGGTCGCGTACGAGCTGCCGGCCGGCGACCCGGAGGAGCTGCGCCGGCGCATCGAGGCCGGTCCGAACAGCATCTGGCGCTATGCCCCGCTGCTGCCCGTCCCGGCGGACGTGGCGGACCTGCCCAGCCTGCACCCCGGTTTCACCCAGCTGGTCAAGGCCGACAACCTCGCCCGTGAGCTCGGCGTCACCGGTGAGCTGCACATCAAGGACGACTCCGGGAACCCCACCCATTCCTTCAAGGACCGGGTCGTCGCCATCGCCGTCCAGGCCGCCCGCACCTTCGGCTTCACCACCCTCTCCTGCTCGTCCACCGGCAACCTCGCCGGCGCGGTCGGTGCCGCGGCCGCTCGTGCGGGATTCCGCTCCTGCGTCTTCATCCCGCACGACCTGGAGGCGGGCAAGGTCGTCATGGCCGCGGTCTACGGCGGTGAGCTGGTCGGCATCGAGGGCACCTACGACGACGTCAACCGCTTCTGCAGCGAGCTGATCGGCGACCCGGTGGGCGAGGGCTGGGGCTTCGTCAACGTCAATCTGCGGCCGTACTACGGCGAGGGTTCCAAGACCCTGGCGTACGAGATCTGCGAGCAGCTCGGCTGGCGGCTGCCGGACCAGATCGTCATCCCGATCGCCTCGGGCTCCCAGCTCACCAAGATCGACAAGGGGCTGAAGGAGCTGATCGCGATCGGTCTGGTCGAGGACAAGCCCTACAAGATCTTCGGCGCCCAGGCCGAGGGCTGCTCCCCGGTCTCCGCCGCCTTCAAGGCCGGCCATGACGTCGTCCGGCCGCAGAAGCCGCAGACCATCGCCAAGTCGCTGGCCATCGGCAACCCCGCGGACGGCCCTTACGTCCTGGACATCGCCCGCCGTACGGGCGGCGCGGTGGAGGACGTGAACGACGAGCAGATCGTCGACGCGATCAAGCTGCTCGCCCGCACCGAGGGGATCTTCGCGGAGACCGCGGGCGGGGTGACCGTCGGCGTGACCAAGAAGCTGATCGAGGACGGTCTGCTCGACCCGTCCCTGACGACCGTCGTGCTCAACACCGGCGACGGCCTCAAGACCCTCGACGCGGTGGCCCCCACCACGGGTCCCTCCGCCATCATCCGCCCCACCCTTGACTCGTTCCGAGAGGCTGGTCTCGCATGA
- a CDS encoding molybdenum cofactor biosynthesis protein MoaD, whose protein sequence is MSVNVRIPTILRTYTAGQAEVPAEGATLAEVLADLEKNHQGIAARVLDDTGKLRRFVNVYVNDDDVRFADGLATATPDGAGISIIPAVAGGC, encoded by the coding sequence ATGAGCGTCAACGTCCGAATCCCGACCATCCTGCGCACCTACACCGCCGGTCAGGCCGAGGTCCCCGCCGAGGGCGCGACCCTCGCCGAGGTCCTGGCGGACCTGGAGAAGAACCACCAGGGCATCGCGGCCCGCGTGCTGGACGACACCGGCAAGCTCCGCCGCTTCGTCAACGTCTACGTCAATGACGACGACGTCCGCTTCGCCGATGGCCTGGCCACGGCTACCCCGGACGGTGCCGGGATCTCGATCATCCCGGCGGTCGCGGGCGGCTGCTGA
- a CDS encoding RpiR family transcriptional regulator produces the protein MPPPQSDPTPPPPAALAAKVRTLGPSMTRSMQRVAEAVAGDPAGCAALTVTGLAERTGTSEATVVRTSRLLGYPGYRDLRIALAALAAHQAAGRAPAVTADIAVDDPIADVVTKLAREEQQCLADTAAVLDTSQVEAAVSALATARRIDVYGVGASSLVGQDLVQKLLRIGLIAHAHADPHLAVTNAVQLHSGDVAIAITHSGRTTDVIEPLRVAFERGATTVAITGRPDGEVAQYADLVLTTSTARESELRPAAMSSRTSQLLVVDCLFIGVAQRTYESAAPALSASYEALAHRHDPRPGHR, from the coding sequence ATGCCACCACCGCAATCCGACCCCACCCCGCCCCCTCCGGCCGCCCTCGCCGCGAAGGTCCGCACGTTAGGCCCCTCCATGACCCGCTCCATGCAGCGCGTGGCCGAGGCCGTGGCCGGGGATCCGGCCGGATGCGCGGCGCTCACCGTCACCGGGCTCGCCGAGCGGACCGGCACCAGCGAGGCCACCGTCGTCCGCACCTCCCGACTGCTCGGCTACCCCGGATATCGCGATCTGCGCATCGCGCTCGCCGCGCTCGCCGCACACCAGGCCGCCGGGCGGGCCCCGGCCGTCACCGCGGACATCGCGGTCGACGATCCGATCGCCGACGTGGTCACCAAGCTGGCGCGGGAGGAGCAGCAGTGTCTGGCCGACACCGCCGCCGTCCTGGACACCAGCCAGGTCGAGGCCGCCGTCTCGGCGCTGGCCACGGCGCGCCGGATCGATGTGTACGGGGTGGGGGCGTCCAGCCTCGTCGGGCAGGACCTGGTCCAGAAGCTGCTGCGCATCGGGCTGATAGCCCACGCCCACGCCGATCCGCATCTCGCGGTCACCAACGCGGTCCAGTTGCACTCCGGCGACGTCGCCATCGCGATCACCCATTCCGGGCGTACGACGGACGTCATCGAGCCGCTGCGGGTGGCCTTCGAGCGCGGCGCGACCACTGTCGCGATCACCGGACGGCCGGACGGCGAGGTCGCGCAGTACGCGGACCTGGTGCTCACCACCTCCACCGCCCGTGAGAGCGAGCTGCGCCCGGCGGCCATGTCCAGCCGCACCAGCCAGCTCCTGGTGGTGGACTGCCTGTTCATAGGGGTCGCCCAGCGGACGTACGAATCGGCGGCGCCCGCCCTCTCCGCGTCGTACGAGGCCCTCGCGCACCGCCACGACCCGCGCCCCGGGCATCGCTGA
- a CDS encoding alpha,alpha-trehalose-phosphate synthase — protein MAVPRTAPILVASNRGPVSYTLGEDGSLTARRGGGGLVSGLSAIGPDANAVWVCAALGEGDREAARRAGDSHLNPGDTGGQQVRMLDIAPDVFAAAYNGIANSVLWFVHHLLYQTPVEPVFDAEFADQWAAYETYNAAFADALAEEAVDEAVVLVQDYHLALVPAMLRELRPDLRIGHFSHTPWAPPDYYRLLPDDVAAGVLRGILGGDRAAFLTERWAGAFADCCAAVLGAEIVRDGDGDGDGPPTAVRFEGRETRLGVHGLGADADFLRQRSRQADVDERLTSLRAQIGPDRKSIVRVDRTELSKNIVRGLLAYRRLLETHPEWRERVVHVAFAYPSRQDLAVYRDYTERVRRLADEINAEYGTEGWTPVALHVKDDFARSLAAYRLADVALVNPIRDGMNLVAKEVPVVSERGCALVLSREAGAYAELGDDALVVNPYDVEATARALDEALRMSDGERADRTKRLAAAATALPPQAWFLAQLRAL, from the coding sequence ATGGCAGTTCCGCGCACCGCCCCGATCCTGGTCGCGTCCAATCGCGGTCCGGTCTCGTACACCCTGGGCGAGGACGGCTCGCTCACCGCCCGGCGCGGCGGTGGCGGGCTGGTCTCCGGCCTCAGCGCCATCGGCCCGGACGCGAACGCGGTGTGGGTGTGCGCGGCGCTCGGGGAGGGTGATCGCGAGGCGGCCCGGCGCGCCGGGGACAGCCATCTGAACCCCGGTGACACCGGCGGCCAGCAGGTGCGGATGCTCGACATCGCGCCGGATGTCTTCGCCGCCGCGTACAACGGCATCGCCAATTCGGTGCTGTGGTTCGTCCACCATCTGCTCTACCAGACCCCGGTCGAGCCGGTCTTCGACGCGGAGTTCGCCGACCAGTGGGCGGCCTACGAGACCTATAACGCGGCCTTCGCGGACGCGCTCGCCGAGGAAGCGGTGGACGAGGCCGTCGTCCTGGTGCAGGACTACCACCTGGCGCTGGTGCCCGCGATGCTCCGCGAACTCCGCCCCGACCTGCGGATCGGTCACTTCTCGCACACCCCCTGGGCCCCGCCGGACTACTACCGGCTGCTGCCGGACGACGTCGCGGCGGGTGTGCTGCGCGGCATCCTCGGCGGCGACCGCGCCGCGTTCCTCACCGAGCGCTGGGCCGGCGCCTTCGCCGACTGCTGCGCGGCCGTGCTGGGCGCGGAGATCGTCCGGGACGGTGACGGAGACGGCGACGGCCCGCCGACGGCCGTGCGCTTCGAGGGGCGGGAGACCCGACTGGGCGTCCACGGCCTGGGCGCGGACGCGGACTTCCTGCGGCAGCGGTCGCGGCAGGCGGATGTGGACGAACGGCTGACCAGTCTGCGGGCGCAGATCGGGCCGGACCGGAAGTCGATCGTCCGGGTGGACCGCACCGAGCTGTCCAAGAACATCGTGCGCGGGCTGCTGGCCTACCGGCGGCTGCTGGAGACCCACCCCGAGTGGCGGGAGCGCGTGGTGCATGTGGCCTTCGCCTACCCCTCCCGCCAGGACCTCGCGGTCTACCGCGACTACACCGAGCGGGTGCGGCGGCTCGCGGACGAGATCAACGCCGAGTACGGCACGGAGGGCTGGACCCCGGTCGCCCTGCATGTGAAGGACGACTTCGCGCGGTCGCTCGCGGCCTACCGACTGGCGGACGTGGCCCTGGTCAACCCCATCCGGGACGGGATGAACCTGGTGGCCAAGGAGGTCCCGGTGGTCTCCGAGCGGGGATGTGCGCTGGTGCTGTCACGGGAGGCGGGGGCGTACGCCGAGCTGGGCGACGACGCGCTGGTGGTGAACCCGTACGACGTGGAGGCCACGGCCCGGGCGCTGGACGAGGCGCTGCGCATGAGCGACGGCGAGCGCGCGGACCGTACGAAGCGACTCGCCGCCGCCGCGACCGCGCTGCCGCCCCAGGCATGGTTCCTGGCGCAGTTGCGGGCGCTGTAG
- a CDS encoding trehalose phosphatase: protein MGSAMGSHPLPVPTTAAGREGLAALLERPGRAVVGLDFDGTLAEIVPDPDRARAHPGAVPALSRLAPWLRSAAVITGRPAEVAVRYGGFAGAEGLHGLVVLGLYGAERWDAASGAVQAPEPHPGVAAVQAELPVVLDEYGASQGTWIEDKGRAVAVHTRRAEDPQATFELLRAPLHALAERHGLIVEPGRLVLELRPPGMDKGVALTEYVRRTGAEAVLYAGDDLGDLAAFAAVERLREEGVPGVLVCSGSTEVTELAKRADLVVDGPAGVVELLSSLADAVSGANAS, encoded by the coding sequence ATGGGCAGCGCTATGGGCAGTCACCCCCTCCCCGTACCTACCACCGCCGCCGGCCGCGAGGGCCTCGCCGCCCTCCTCGAACGGCCCGGCCGCGCCGTTGTCGGACTCGACTTCGACGGCACCCTCGCCGAGATCGTCCCCGACCCCGACCGGGCCCGCGCCCACCCCGGCGCCGTCCCCGCGCTCTCCCGGCTGGCCCCGTGGCTGCGCTCCGCCGCGGTGATCACCGGCCGTCCGGCCGAGGTCGCCGTCCGGTACGGCGGCTTCGCCGGGGCCGAGGGGCTGCACGGGCTCGTCGTCCTCGGTCTCTATGGCGCCGAGCGCTGGGACGCGGCGAGCGGCGCCGTCCAGGCACCCGAACCGCACCCCGGCGTCGCCGCCGTCCAGGCCGAACTCCCCGTCGTCCTCGATGAGTACGGCGCTTCGCAGGGCACCTGGATCGAGGACAAGGGCCGCGCCGTCGCCGTCCACACCCGCCGTGCCGAGGACCCGCAGGCCACGTTCGAGCTGCTGCGCGCGCCGCTGCACGCGCTGGCCGAGCGCCATGGGCTGATCGTCGAGCCGGGCCGACTGGTGCTGGAGCTGCGGCCCCCGGGCATGGACAAGGGCGTCGCGCTCACGGAGTACGTACGGCGGACGGGCGCGGAAGCCGTGCTCTACGCGGGCGACGACCTGGGCGACCTGGCCGCGTTCGCGGCGGTGGAGCGGCTGCGCGAGGAGGGTGTGCCGGGGGTGCTGGTGTGCAGCGGCAGCACGGAGGTGACCGAACTCGCCAAGCGGGCCGACCTGGTGGTCGACGGCCCGGCGGGCGTGGTGGAGCTGCTGTCGTCCCTGGCCGACGCGGTCAGCGGCGCCAACGCCTCGTAG
- a CDS encoding N-acetylmuramic acid-6-phosphate etherase, which translates to MTSADSAADPTDSAADQDSTRLRAQLDTLTTEAFRPELAEIDRLETLEIARIMNAEDAGVPAAVDRQLPRIAAAIDAIAARMSRGGRLLYTGAGTAGRLGVLDASECPPTFNTRPEQVVGVIAGGPDAVVTSVEGAEDSAELAARDLDLLGIGPDDTVVGVSASGRTPYAVGAVEHGRRLGALTVGLSCNADSALAAAADHGIEIVVGPELLTGSTRLKAGTAQKLVLNMISTITMIRLGKTFGNLMVDVRASNDKLRARSRRIVFLATGASDQRIESALAATDGEVKNAILTILGEVDAPTAEKLLAEAHGHLRAALDAAEE; encoded by the coding sequence ATGACTTCCGCCGACTCCGCAGCCGACCCCACCGACTCCGCAGCCGACCAGGACTCCACACGGCTCCGCGCCCAGCTCGACACCCTCACCACCGAGGCGTTCCGCCCCGAACTCGCCGAGATCGACCGCCTCGAAACCCTCGAGATCGCCCGGATCATGAACGCGGAGGACGCCGGCGTCCCCGCCGCCGTCGACCGCCAGCTCCCCCGTATCGCCGCCGCCATCGACGCCATCGCCGCGCGGATGTCCCGTGGCGGCCGTCTCCTCTATACGGGCGCGGGCACCGCCGGACGGCTCGGGGTGCTCGACGCGAGCGAATGCCCGCCCACCTTCAACACCCGGCCCGAGCAGGTCGTCGGGGTGATCGCGGGCGGCCCGGACGCCGTGGTGACCTCGGTCGAGGGCGCGGAGGACAGCGCGGAGCTGGCCGCCCGCGACCTCGACCTGCTCGGGATCGGCCCCGACGACACGGTGGTCGGCGTCTCGGCCTCCGGCCGCACCCCGTACGCCGTGGGCGCGGTCGAACACGGCCGACGGCTCGGCGCGCTCACTGTCGGACTGTCCTGCAACGCCGACTCGGCGCTCGCCGCCGCGGCCGACCACGGCATCGAGATCGTCGTGGGGCCGGAGCTGCTCACCGGCTCGACGCGGCTGAAGGCGGGCACGGCCCAGAAGCTGGTGCTCAACATGATCTCGACCATCACCATGATCCGGTTGGGCAAGACCTTCGGAAATCTGATGGTCGATGTGCGCGCCTCCAACGACAAGCTGCGCGCCCGCTCCCGGAGGATCGTCTTCCTGGCGACCGGCGCCTCCGACCAGCGGATCGAAAGCGCGCTGGCGGCCACAGACGGCGAGGTGAAGAACGCGATCCTCACCATCCTGGGCGAGGTGGACGCCCCGACCGCCGAGAAGCTGCTCGCCGAGGCGCACGGCCATCTGCGCGCCGCCCTCGATGCGGCTGAGGAGTAA
- a CDS encoding cold-shock protein: MAQGTVKWFNAEKGYGFIAVDGGADVFVHYSAIQMDGYRTLEEGQRVEFEISQGQKGPQADMVRVAVG, from the coding sequence ATGGCTCAGGGCACCGTCAAGTGGTTCAACGCGGAGAAGGGGTACGGCTTCATCGCGGTCGACGGTGGTGCGGACGTGTTCGTCCACTACAGCGCGATCCAGATGGACGGGTACCGCACCCTCGAGGAAGGCCAGCGGGTCGAGTTCGAGATCTCGCAGGGTCAGAAGGGCCCGCAGGCCGACATGGTCCGCGTGGCCGTAGGCTGA
- a CDS encoding glucosyl-3-phosphoglycerate synthase, whose product MLDEVERWLKHRSWSADDRPLDRLLDAKRGSATTLSVVLPALNEEATVGEIAATIRRELMGESAPLVDELVVLDSGSTDRTAEVATAAGATVVPRDSLLPRLPVLPGKGEVLWRSLLATSGDIICFIDADLREFDPRFVSGIVGPLLTDPTLQLVKGMYDRPLGELAGQGGRVTELVARPLLNLHWPQLAGFVQPLGGEYAARRTLLERLPFPVGYGVELGLLVDALHTVGLDALGQVDIGVRKHRHQDGLALGRMAAAIYRTAQLRLARGHLVRPRLTQFDRGDNGFEPRTTAVDTEERPPMIEIPEYAERRAA is encoded by the coding sequence GTGCTGGATGAGGTGGAGCGCTGGCTGAAGCACCGCTCCTGGTCGGCCGACGACCGGCCGCTGGACCGCCTGCTGGACGCGAAGCGGGGCTCGGCGACGACCCTGAGCGTGGTCCTGCCCGCCCTGAACGAGGAGGCCACGGTCGGCGAGATCGCCGCGACGATCCGCCGGGAGCTGATGGGCGAGTCGGCGCCGCTGGTGGACGAGCTGGTGGTGCTGGACTCCGGCTCGACGGACCGCACCGCCGAGGTCGCCACGGCGGCGGGCGCCACCGTCGTCCCCCGCGACTCGCTGCTCCCCCGGCTGCCCGTGCTGCCCGGCAAGGGCGAGGTGCTGTGGCGGTCCCTGCTGGCCACGAGCGGCGACATCATCTGCTTCATCGACGCCGACCTGCGGGAATTCGATCCGCGCTTCGTCTCGGGGATCGTCGGTCCGCTGCTGACCGACCCCACGCTGCAGCTCGTGAAGGGCATGTACGACCGCCCGCTCGGGGAGCTGGCGGGCCAGGGCGGCCGGGTCACCGAGCTGGTCGCCCGCCCGCTGCTGAATCTGCACTGGCCCCAGCTGGCCGGATTCGTCCAGCCGCTGGGCGGTGAGTACGCGGCGCGCCGCACGCTGCTGGAGCGGCTGCCCTTCCCGGTCGGCTACGGGGTCGAGCTGGGGCTGCTGGTCGACGCGCTGCACACGGTGGGTCTCGACGCGCTCGGCCAGGTGGACATCGGGGTGCGTAAACACCGCCACCAGGACGGGCTGGCACTCGGCCGGATGGCGGCCGCGATCTACCGCACCGCGCAGTTGCGGCTGGCCCGGGGCCATTTGGTGCGGCCGCGGCTGACCCAGTTCGACCGGGGCGACAACGGCTTCGAGCCGCGCACCACGGCCGTGGACACCGAGGAGCGGCCACCGATGATCGAGATACCGGAGTACGCGGAGCGGCGCGCGGCGTGA
- a CDS encoding ABC transporter substrate-binding protein, translating to MQRRRFLGLTTAGVAAVTTTPGLTACGSDGSGSDGDATLKVVAADYGDSTANSSQRYWNRLARAFEAKNSGIKVDVKVYSWTEVDRRVAEMVKNGQAPDIAQIGAYADYAAQGKLYRADEMLAIPTQAGFITSIAHAGEVRRVQYGVPFVASARLLFYNKKLFDQAGISSAPTSWDELKEAAVRLKADGVKIPYALPLGPEECQAETMMWMLSGGGGYTDTNGSYTIDSSANIKTFEWLRDELVGADLTGPGSPARTNRQDAFDAFTRGEVGMLNGHPTLMQQASGHGISYGTAALPGRRGKSPSTMGVADWLMAFKQNGHRKEIGKFLDFVYTENNVLNFVTEYDLLPVTTAVEQTMLGDRKYKRLWRFLDELESAEFYPADKTSWAEVSKLFKQKIGSTVAKGGDPTSVLGQIQREADAMENAGA from the coding sequence GTGCAGCGGCGACGGTTCTTGGGTTTGACAACGGCGGGTGTCGCGGCGGTGACGACGACACCCGGGCTCACGGCCTGTGGCAGCGACGGCTCCGGCTCGGACGGTGACGCCACGCTGAAGGTGGTCGCGGCCGACTACGGCGACAGCACCGCCAACAGCTCCCAGAGGTACTGGAACAGGCTGGCCCGGGCCTTCGAGGCCAAGAACAGCGGGATCAAGGTCGACGTCAAGGTCTATAGCTGGACCGAAGTGGACCGGCGCGTCGCCGAGATGGTCAAGAACGGTCAGGCTCCGGACATCGCGCAGATCGGCGCGTACGCCGACTACGCCGCGCAGGGGAAGCTCTACCGCGCCGACGAGATGCTCGCCATCCCCACCCAGGCCGGTTTCATCACCTCGATCGCCCATGCGGGCGAGGTGCGGCGAGTGCAGTACGGGGTGCCGTTCGTGGCCAGCGCCCGGCTGCTCTTCTACAACAAGAAGCTCTTCGACCAGGCCGGTATATCCTCCGCCCCCACGAGCTGGGACGAGCTCAAGGAGGCGGCCGTCCGGCTCAAGGCCGACGGGGTGAAGATCCCGTACGCGCTGCCGCTCGGCCCCGAGGAGTGCCAGGCCGAGACCATGATGTGGATGCTCAGCGGCGGTGGCGGCTACACCGACACCAACGGCAGCTACACCATCGACTCCTCCGCGAACATCAAGACCTTCGAATGGCTGCGGGACGAACTGGTCGGCGCGGACCTCACCGGCCCCGGCTCCCCGGCCCGCACCAACCGGCAGGACGCCTTCGACGCCTTCACCCGCGGCGAGGTCGGCATGCTCAACGGCCACCCGACCCTGATGCAGCAGGCGTCCGGCCACGGCATCAGCTACGGCACCGCGGCCCTGCCCGGCCGCAGGGGCAAGTCCCCGTCGACGATGGGCGTCGCCGACTGGCTGATGGCCTTCAAGCAGAACGGCCACCGTAAGGAGATCGGGAAGTTTCTCGACTTCGTCTACACCGAGAACAACGTGCTGAACTTCGTCACCGAGTACGACCTGCTGCCGGTGACCACCGCCGTCGAGCAGACGATGCTCGGCGACCGTAAGTACAAGCGGCTGTGGCGGTTCCTCGACGAGCTGGAGAGCGCCGAGTTCTACCCGGCCGACAAGACCTCCTGGGCGGAGGTCAGCAAGCTGTTCAAGCAGAAGATCGGCTCGACCGTGGCCAAGGGCGGCGACCCGACGAGCGTGCTGGGCCAGATCCAGCGCGAGGCCGACGCCATGGAGAATGCGGGGGCATGA
- a CDS encoding molecular chaperone GroEL, with product MAKIIAFDEEARRGLERGMNQLADAVKVTLGPKGRNVVLEKKWGAPTITNDGVSIAKEIELEDAYEKIGAELVKEVAKKTDDVAGDGTTTATVLAQALVKEGLRNVAAGANPMALKRGIEKAVEAVSAQLLEQAKDVETKEQIASTASISAADTQIGELIAEAMDKVGKEGVITVEESQTFGLELELTEGMRFDKGYISPYFATDMERMESSLDDPYILIVNSKISSVKDLLPLLEKVMQSGKPLLIIAEDVEGEALATLVVNKIRGTFKSVAVKAPGFGDRRKAMLGDIAILTGGTVISEEVGLKLENAGLDLLGRARKVTVTKDETTIVDGAGDTDQVQGRVNQIRAEIESSDSDYDREKLQERLAKLAGGVAVIKAGAATEVELKERKHRIEDAVRNAKAAVEEGIVAGGGVALLQTVSVFEKLELEGDEATGAQAVRLALEAPLKQIAVNAGLEGGVVVEKVRNLTPGHGLNAATGEYVDLIAEGIIDPAKVTRSALQNAASIAALFLTTEAVIADKPEKAAPAGAPGGMPGGDMDF from the coding sequence ATGGCCAAGATCATCGCGTTCGACGAGGAGGCGCGGCGCGGCCTCGAGCGCGGGATGAACCAGCTCGCCGACGCCGTCAAGGTCACCCTCGGCCCCAAGGGCCGTAACGTCGTCCTCGAGAAGAAGTGGGGCGCCCCCACGATCACCAACGATGGTGTTTCCATCGCCAAGGAGATCGAGCTCGAGGACGCGTACGAGAAGATCGGCGCCGAGCTGGTCAAGGAGGTCGCGAAGAAGACGGACGACGTCGCCGGTGACGGCACGACGACCGCGACCGTCCTCGCCCAGGCGCTGGTCAAGGAGGGCCTCCGCAACGTCGCCGCGGGTGCCAACCCGATGGCGCTCAAGCGCGGTATCGAGAAGGCCGTCGAGGCCGTCTCCGCCCAGCTTCTCGAGCAGGCCAAGGACGTGGAGACCAAGGAGCAGATCGCCTCCACCGCCTCCATCTCCGCCGCCGACACCCAGATCGGTGAGCTCATCGCCGAGGCGATGGACAAGGTCGGCAAGGAAGGTGTCATCACCGTCGAGGAGTCGCAGACCTTCGGGCTCGAGCTCGAGCTCACCGAGGGCATGCGCTTCGACAAGGGCTACATCTCCCCGTACTTCGCGACGGACATGGAGCGTATGGAGTCGTCGCTCGACGACCCGTACATCCTGATCGTCAACTCCAAGATCAGCAGCGTGAAGGACCTCCTCCCGCTGCTCGAGAAGGTCATGCAGTCGGGCAAGCCGCTGCTGATCATCGCCGAGGACGTCGAGGGCGAGGCTCTGGCCACCCTGGTCGTCAACAAGATCCGTGGCACCTTCAAGTCCGTCGCCGTCAAGGCCCCGGGCTTCGGTGACCGCCGTAAGGCCATGCTCGGTGACATCGCCATCCTTACCGGTGGCACCGTCATCTCCGAGGAGGTCGGCCTCAAGCTGGAGAACGCCGGGCTGGACCTGCTCGGCCGCGCCCGTAAGGTCACCGTCACCAAGGACGAGACCACCATCGTGGACGGCGCCGGCGACACCGACCAGGTGCAGGGCCGCGTCAACCAGATCCGCGCCGAGATCGAGTCCTCGGACTCGGACTACGACCGCGAGAAGCTGCAGGAGCGCCTGGCGAAGCTGGCCGGCGGCGTGGCCGTCATCAAGGCCGGTGCCGCCACCGAGGTCGAGCTCAAGGAGCGCAAGCACCGCATCGAGGACGCGGTGCGCAACGCCAAGGCGGCCGTCGAGGAGGGCATCGTCGCCGGTGGTGGCGTGGCCCTGCTGCAGACCGTCTCGGTCTTCGAGAAGCTGGAGCTCGAGGGCGACGAGGCCACCGGTGCCCAGGCCGTGCGCCTGGCCCTGGAGGCCCCGCTGAAGCAGATCGCGGTCAACGCCGGTCTCGAGGGCGGTGTCGTGGTCGAGAAGGTGCGCAACCTGACCCCGGGCCACGGCCTCAACGCCGCGACCGGTGAGTACGTCGACCTGATCGCCGAGGGCATCATCGACCCGGCCAAGGTCACGCGCTCCGCGCTGCAGAACGCCGCGTCGATCGCCGCGCTGTTCCTCACCACCGAGGCCGTCATCGCCGACAAGCCGGAGAAGGCCGCCCCGGCGGGCGCTCCGGGTGGCATGCCGGGCGGTGACATGGACTTCTGA